A genome region from Streptomyces pratensis includes the following:
- a CDS encoding LamG domain-containing protein: MITHSRRRAGTGAAVTGLVAVLLAATPGTAAAAGENLPPLKPSTGALTADLTKACSDQPVYVPRAPELRATVEDTTEDNEEWETNRAGAEFEAWWTDADGLQQRRSHASGTVQSPTTQLWRMPSDLPADTVVSWHARAVDDEGATSAWSDEAPGVTCRFIIDAIGPEPATVVSEQYPDDNSGWHDGVGVYGSFTFDSPSEDVVEYVYSGIGIAPTRVRPDEPGGPATIRWMPEDNGPYYIQVRAVDRAGRSSSQTTYYMRVAAGRAPVAHWTLADPAGSDTAAAEAGQPARAEDGVLFGAPAPSRSDLTSTVTLDGRGNSYLTPDAPAADTTKTFALSAWVRPAATGTPMAAASQDGVDDTSAFTLGLRPSEEGPARWAFRYGTTTLTGGSATAGGWAHLAGLYDTEDSTLRLYVNGKEVASEAGVAPVAAPGAFQIGRARGDSGTRWKGEIGDVRVWDRVVPRKEIEALGPRPADLVAAWDIERTDDGVAPDREGNKPLTLHGGVGFYTPDIAACLEDPECVEFPLDALDGNDHLALDGTDDYAATSAPVADTADSYSVGLRVRFADTTPDRPMTVLSQGDADSDAFKVRYDPAASEWQLVVTHGGETGAEETVVGGAGAPTSHTDEVVVVYDDSEGHITLYVKGEAVATAEFNASWNAPGPLQVGRGHTADGGWGEYFHGGADTVRFFDGALTAAQVKSFAYLY, encoded by the coding sequence GACGGCGCGCCGGAACCGGCGCCGCGGTCACGGGACTTGTAGCGGTGCTTCTCGCCGCCACCCCGGGCACCGCAGCGGCGGCCGGGGAGAACCTTCCTCCGCTCAAGCCGAGCACAGGAGCCCTCACCGCCGACCTGACCAAGGCCTGCTCCGACCAGCCCGTGTACGTTCCCCGTGCACCCGAACTCCGGGCCACCGTCGAGGACACGACGGAGGACAACGAGGAGTGGGAGACCAACCGGGCCGGTGCCGAGTTCGAAGCCTGGTGGACCGACGCCGACGGTCTCCAGCAGCGCCGCTCCCACGCCTCCGGCACCGTGCAGTCGCCCACCACCCAGCTGTGGCGGATGCCGTCGGACCTCCCGGCCGACACCGTCGTCTCCTGGCACGCCCGGGCCGTCGACGACGAAGGCGCGACCTCCGCCTGGAGCGATGAAGCCCCCGGTGTCACCTGTCGGTTCATCATCGACGCGATCGGCCCCGAGCCCGCGACAGTCGTCTCCGAGCAGTACCCGGACGACAACAGCGGCTGGCACGACGGCGTCGGTGTCTACGGCAGCTTCACCTTCGACTCCCCGTCCGAGGACGTCGTCGAGTACGTCTATTCCGGCATCGGTATCGCGCCCACCCGGGTACGGCCGGACGAGCCGGGCGGACCGGCCACCATCCGTTGGATGCCGGAGGACAACGGGCCCTACTACATACAGGTCCGCGCCGTCGACCGTGCCGGGCGGTCCAGCTCCCAGACGACCTACTACATGCGGGTCGCCGCCGGTCGCGCCCCCGTCGCCCACTGGACCCTCGCCGATCCCGCCGGATCCGACACCGCCGCCGCCGAGGCCGGGCAGCCGGCCCGCGCCGAGGACGGCGTGCTCTTCGGCGCCCCCGCTCCCTCCCGCTCCGACCTGACTTCCACCGTCACCCTCGACGGCCGGGGCAACAGCTACCTCACGCCCGATGCTCCCGCGGCGGACACCACCAAGACCTTCGCCCTCTCCGCCTGGGTCCGCCCCGCCGCCACCGGCACCCCGATGGCGGCCGCGAGCCAGGACGGCGTCGACGACACCTCCGCCTTCACGCTCGGTCTGCGTCCGTCCGAGGAGGGCCCGGCCCGCTGGGCCTTCCGCTACGGCACCACCACCCTCACCGGCGGCAGTGCCACTGCCGGCGGCTGGGCCCACCTGGCCGGCCTGTACGACACCGAGGACAGCACCCTCCGCCTCTACGTCAACGGCAAGGAAGTCGCCTCCGAGGCCGGCGTGGCCCCGGTTGCCGCTCCCGGCGCCTTCCAGATCGGCCGCGCCCGCGGTGACTCCGGCACGCGCTGGAAGGGCGAGATCGGTGACGTCCGCGTCTGGGACCGGGTCGTGCCCCGCAAGGAGATCGAGGCGCTGGGCCCCCGTCCCGCCGATCTGGTGGCAGCCTGGGACATCGAGCGGACCGATGACGGTGTGGCACCCGACCGTGAGGGGAACAAGCCGCTCACTCTGCACGGGGGCGTGGGCTTCTACACCCCTGACATCGCGGCCTGCCTCGAAGACCCGGAGTGCGTCGAGTTCCCGCTGGACGCCCTCGACGGCAACGACCACCTCGCCCTGGACGGCACCGACGACTACGCCGCCACCAGTGCCCCCGTCGCCGACACCGCCGACAGCTACAGCGTCGGCCTGCGGGTCCGGTTCGCCGACACCACCCCCGACCGGCCGATGACCGTCCTGTCCCAGGGCGACGCCGACAGCGACGCCTTCAAGGTCCGCTATGACCCGGCCGCGTCCGAGTGGCAGCTGGTCGTCACCCACGGTGGTGAAACCGGTGCCGAGGAAACCGTTGTCGGTGGCGCCGGCGCTCCCACGTCCCACACGGACGAAGTGGTCGTCGTGTACGACGACTCCGAGGGGCACATCACCTTGTACGTCAAGGGCGAGGCCGTGGCCACCGCGGAGTTCAACGCCTCCTGGAACGCCCCCGGCCCGCTCCAGGTCGGCCGTGGCCACACAGCCGACGGCGGCTGGGGCGAGTACTTCCACGGTGGGGCGGACACCGTCCGCTTCTTCGACGGAGCCCTCACCGCGGCCCAGGTGAAGTCGTTCGCCTACCTCTACTGA